A part of Raphanus sativus cultivar WK10039 unplaced genomic scaffold, ASM80110v3 Scaffold0015, whole genome shotgun sequence genomic DNA contains:
- the LOC130494327 gene encoding GPI-anchored protein LLG3-like isoform X1: protein MEIYPHCLVSLLSIIILSGFASSLHISLDEFESHPATSRALLQAKTPCKEDFASKNYTIITSRCKGPNYPAKACCSAFKDFACPFAEALNDEKTECASTMFSYVNIYGRYPPGIFANMCKEGKEGLDCTDVMAATSSSHVSIPLVSTHALLFTVLLFCLF from the exons ATGGAGATTTATCCTCATTGtttggtttctcttctttcaaTCATCATCTTGTCTGGATTCGCATCGTCTCTTCACATCTCTC TTGATGAATTTGAGTCACACCCAGCCACAAGCCGAGCTCTTCTTCAGGCAAAAACAC CATGCAAAGAAGATTTTGCAAGCAAGAATTACACAATCATAACGAGTAGATGCAAAGGCCCAAACTATCCAGCCAAGGCATGTTGCTCCGCCTTCAAGGACTTTGCATGCCCATTCGCGGAAGCTCTTAACGATGAGAAGACAGAATGTGCCTCCACAATGTTCAGCTACGTCAATATCTATGGTCGATATCCTCCCGGTATATTCGCAAACATGTGCAAAGAAGGCAAAGAAGGGCTTGATTGCACCGACGTAATGGCCGCCACATCATCTTCTCATGTATCGATCCCTCTTGTCTCCACACACGCATTGCTTTTCACCGTTCTCTTGTTTTGCCTCTTCTAA
- the LOC130494327 gene encoding GPI-anchored protein LLG3-like isoform X2, which produces MKFLCAVDEFESHPATSRALLQAKTPCKEDFASKNYTIITSRCKGPNYPAKACCSAFKDFACPFAEALNDEKTECASTMFSYVNIYGRYPPGIFANMCKEGKEGLDCTDVMAATSSSHVSIPLVSTHALLFTVLLFCLF; this is translated from the exons ATGAAATTTCTATGTGCAGTTGATGAATTTGAGTCACACCCAGCCACAAGCCGAGCTCTTCTTCAGGCAAAAACAC CATGCAAAGAAGATTTTGCAAGCAAGAATTACACAATCATAACGAGTAGATGCAAAGGCCCAAACTATCCAGCCAAGGCATGTTGCTCCGCCTTCAAGGACTTTGCATGCCCATTCGCGGAAGCTCTTAACGATGAGAAGACAGAATGTGCCTCCACAATGTTCAGCTACGTCAATATCTATGGTCGATATCCTCCCGGTATATTCGCAAACATGTGCAAAGAAGGCAAAGAAGGGCTTGATTGCACCGACGTAATGGCCGCCACATCATCTTCTCATGTATCGATCCCTCTTGTCTCCACACACGCATTGCTTTTCACCGTTCTCTTGTTTTGCCTCTTCTAA